From Staphylothermus hellenicus DSM 12710, a single genomic window includes:
- a CDS encoding ribbon-helix-helix domain-containing protein: MCSRVVPLRLSSEILEKIDKLVELGVFRSRSEALRKLIRVGLRNYERITRIAKAVELLFEMEKERGIPIRLDGALKQLLEERGSI; encoded by the coding sequence ATGTGTTCACGAGTAGTCCCATTACGACTGAGTAGTGAGATCTTGGAGAAGATTGATAAGCTTGTTGAATTAGGTGTTTTCAGGTCTAGGAGTGAAGCATTAAGGAAGCTTATCAGGGTGGGGCTTAGAAACTATGAAAGAATAACTAGGATTGCTAAAGCTGTCGAGCTATTATTTGAGATGGAGAAGGAGAGGGGGATTCCTATAAGGCTAGATGGTGCGTTAAAGCAGTTGCTTGAAGAAAGAGGTTCTATATAG
- a CDS encoding PIN domain-containing protein, producing the protein MKGALKYPLLGEIYKPLATAIKLSTQLNLRTLDMLHVSYAKLLRNQGEHVRKIVTADTDFEKVADKIRKLINLDVELIS; encoded by the coding sequence GTGAAAGGTGCGTTAAAGTATCCCTTACTCGGAGAAATATATAAGCCTCTTGCAACAGCAATCAAGTTATCAACACAACTTAATCTCCGAACCCTAGACATGCTTCATGTATCCTATGCTAAACTATTAAGAAACCAAGGCGAGCACGTACGTAAAATAGTCACAGCAGACACAGATTTCGAGAAAGTTGCTGATAAGATTAGAAAACTAATAAATCTAGATGTTGAACTAATTTCTTAA